A single window of Balaenoptera ricei isolate mBalRic1 chromosome 15, mBalRic1.hap2, whole genome shotgun sequence DNA harbors:
- the LOC132350017 gene encoding apoptosis-associated speck-like protein containing a CARD has protein sequence MGCTRDAILDALENLTADEFKKFKMKLLSVPLREGYGRIPRGTLLPMDAVDLTDKLVSYYLEAYGANLTALVLRDVGMQEVAEQLQETLGKGEGTGSSTHPGPSSSPLLPPAPALHFVDQHRTALIARVTDVDGVLDALYGKVLTEQQYQAVRAERTNPTKMRTLFSFAPAWNLTCKDLLLQALRDTQPYLVVDLKQS, from the exons ATGGGGTGCACGCGTGATGCCATCCTGGATGCACTGGAGAACCTGACTGCAGACGAGTTCAAGAAGTTCAAGATGAAGCTGCTTTCAGTGCCGCTGCGCGAAGGCTACGGACGCATCCCACGGGGGACGCTGCTGCCCATGGATGCTGTGGACCTCACCGACAAGCTCGTCAGCTACTATCTGGAGGCGTACGGTGCCAACCTCACGGCGCTCGTGCTTCGCGACGTGGGCATGCAGGAGGTGGCGGAGCAGCTGCAGGAGACCTTGGGCAAGGGgga AGGGACAGGCTCCAGCACCCACCCTGGTCCCAGctcatcccctctcctccctcctgccccagcacTGCACTTTGTGGACCAGCATCGGACGGCCCTCATTGCGCGGGTCACAGACGTGGATGGGGTGCTGGACGCCCTGTACGGGAAGGTCCTGACAGAGCAGCAGTACCAGGCAGTGCGGGCGGAGCGCACCAATCCTACCAAGATGAGGACACTCTTCAGCTTTGCTCCAGCCTGGAACCTGACCTGCAAGGATCTGCTCCTCCAGGCCCTGAGGGACACCCAGCCCTACCTGGTGGTCGACCTGAAGCAGAGCTGA